The following proteins are co-located in the Helicobacter acinonychis genome:
- a CDS encoding polyribonucleotide nucleotidyltransferase encodes MDFITINSINKTEEFALKQVAKQATSSLLYRLGKTIILASVCVERELVSEDFLPLVVQFLEKSYAAGKIPGGFVKREGRAQDFEILTSRLIDRTLRPLFPKDYRYPTQITLMVLSHDIENDLQVSALNAASAALFLAHAAPFKSVSACRIARIDNEFIINPSTSLLNQSSLDLFVSGTKESLNMIEMRSLGQKLNALEEPLMLEALELAQKSLKETCTLYEETFTPHQNALLFKESQGIVFNERLLDLLKNQYFNEIIKGIESSALSERENVFNEIARKISEAHSEFNLEEIELSLEKVKKTEIRRMIIRDKIRPDKRALEEVRPISIESNLLPMAHSSILFTRGQTQSLVVGVLGTDNDAQTHESLEHKAPIKERFMFHYNFPPFCVGEASSIGATSRRELGHGNLAKRALETSIKNKDQVIRLVSEILESNGSSSMASVCAGSLALYASGVEIHDLVAGVAMGMVSEGQDYAILSDISGLEDAEGDMDFKIAGNLEGITAMQMDTKMSGIQLEILYQTLLQAKRVREHILKIMHEAKEKIVINFSHLPTTEIFNVAPDKIIEIIGQGGRVIREIVEKFEVKIDLNKPSGEVKIMGNKERVLKTKEFILNYLHSLDQELEQYAIDEVLEAQVKRIVDFGAFLSLPKGGEGLLRKQHMERCQVALKEGDSIRCRVISFNKGKIALDLA; translated from the coding sequence ATGGATTTTATCACCATCAATTCTATTAACAAAACCGAAGAATTCGCCCTCAAACAAGTGGCCAAGCAAGCCACTAGCTCTCTTTTATACCGATTAGGAAAAACCATCATTTTAGCGAGCGTGTGCGTAGAAAGAGAGCTTGTGAGCGAAGATTTTTTGCCTTTAGTGGTGCAGTTTTTAGAAAAATCTTATGCTGCCGGTAAGATTCCTGGCGGTTTTGTTAAACGAGAAGGCAGAGCGCAAGATTTTGAAATCTTAACTTCCAGGCTCATAGATAGGACTTTACGCCCTTTATTCCCTAAAGACTACCGCTACCCCACGCAAATCACTTTAATGGTTTTAAGTCATGATATTGAAAATGACTTGCAAGTCTCTGCTTTAAATGCCGCTTCAGCCGCTCTTTTTTTAGCCCATGCAGCTCCTTTTAAAAGCGTGAGCGCTTGTAGGATCGCTAGGATTGATAACGAATTTATTATCAACCCAAGCACAAGCCTTTTGAATCAATCCAGTTTGGACTTATTCGTGTCCGGCACTAAAGAGAGTTTGAACATGATAGAAATGCGCTCTTTGGGGCAAAAATTAAACGCTTTAGAAGAGCCTTTAATGCTAGAAGCTTTAGAATTAGCCCAAAAAAGTTTAAAAGAAACTTGCACGCTTTATGAAGAAACTTTCACGCCCCATCAAAACGCGCTTCTTTTTAAAGAGAGCCAAGGAATAGTCTTTAATGAAAGGCTATTAGATTTATTAAAAAATCAGTATTTTAATGAAATCATTAAGGGTATTGAAAGCTCTGCTTTGAGCGAGCGAGAAAATGTTTTCAATGAAATTGCCAGAAAAATCAGTGAAGCCCACTCAGAATTTAATTTAGAAGAAATTGAATTGTCTTTAGAAAAAGTGAAAAAAACCGAGATTAGGCGCATGATTATTAGGGATAAAATCCGCCCAGACAAACGCGCGTTAGAAGAAGTTAGACCCATTTCTATAGAGAGCAATTTGCTCCCTATGGCGCATAGCTCTATTTTATTCACTAGGGGGCAGACTCAAAGCTTGGTCGTAGGGGTTTTAGGCACGGATAATGACGCTCAAACCCATGAAAGTTTGGAGCATAAAGCCCCTATAAAAGAACGCTTCATGTTCCATTATAATTTCCCTCCTTTTTGCGTGGGTGAAGCGAGTTCTATTGGCGCAACTTCAAGGCGTGAATTAGGGCATGGGAATTTGGCCAAAAGAGCCTTAGAAACAAGCATTAAAAATAAAGATCAGGTGATACGATTGGTTTCTGAGATTTTAGAAAGCAATGGATCAAGCTCAATGGCGAGCGTGTGTGCAGGCTCTTTAGCCCTTTATGCAAGCGGTGTAGAAATCCATGATTTAGTCGCTGGGGTGGCTATGGGCATGGTGAGTGAAGGGCAAGATTACGCCATTTTAAGCGATATTAGCGGATTAGAAGATGCAGAAGGCGATATGGACTTTAAGATTGCTGGGAATTTAGAAGGCATTACAGCCATGCAAATGGATACCAAAATGAGCGGTATTCAATTAGAAATCTTATACCAAACCTTACTCCAGGCTAAAAGGGTGCGAGAACATATTTTAAAAATCATGCATGAAGCGAAAGAAAAGATTGTGATCAATTTTTCTCATTTGCCCACAACTGAAATTTTTAATGTCGCACCGGATAAAATTATAGAAATTATCGGTCAAGGGGGGCGTGTGATTAGAGAAATAGTAGAAAAGTTTGAAGTTAAAATTGATTTGAATAAACCGAGCGGTGAAGTGAAAATCATGGGGAATAAAGAGCGTGTTTTAAAAACTAAAGAATTTATTTTAAATTATTTGCATTCTTTAGATCAAGAATTAGAGCAATACGCTATTGATGAGGTGCTAGAAGCTCAAGTGAAACGAATCGTGGATTTTGGGGCGTTTTTGAGCCTACCTAAGGGGGGTGAAGGCTTGTTGAGAAAGCAACACATGGAGAGGTGTCAAGTGGCTTTAAAAGAAGGCGATAGCATTCGGTGTAGGGTGATTAGCTTCAATAAGGGTAAAATCGCCTTGGATTTGGCTTAA
- a CDS encoding F0F1 ATP synthase subunit C, with amino-acid sequence MKFLALFFLALVGVAFAYDGGMDGMDMIKSYSILGAMIGLGIAAFGGAIGMGNAAAATITGTARNPGVGGKLLTTMFVAMAMIEAQVIYTLVFAIIAIYSNPFLS; translated from the coding sequence ATGAAATTTTTAGCGTTATTTTTTCTAGCTTTAGTGGGCGTTGCTTTTGCTTATGATGGTGGAATGGATGGGATGGATATGATTAAATCTTATTCTATCTTAGGAGCGATGATTGGTCTAGGGATTGCCGCTTTTGGTGGGGCGATCGGTATGGGGAATGCAGCCGCAGCGACCATTACAGGCACAGCGAGAAACCCAGGAGTGGGCGGTAAATTGCTCACAACCATGTTTGTGGCTATGGCGATGATTGAAGCGCAAGTGATTTATACTTTAGTCTTTGCTATTATCGCTATTTATAGTAACCCATTCTTGAGTTAA
- a CDS encoding HAD family hydrolase, whose translation MALEVVLWDFDGVIFDSMHLKYEGFKALFQKHGNDDKESLNQFEVYHYQSGGISRNEKIQYFYNEILKTSITQEEVERLALEFGAIIEQKLFDRGHLNSEVMAFIDKHYQNYTFHIASAALHSELQVLCEFLGIVEYFKSIEGSPPHKPKIIDNIIQEYAYNPSRMLMIGDSINDYESAKANEVAFLGYNSKVLKNLVGQNGYQGKYLESFKGFDLQNLIKE comes from the coding sequence ATGGCGCTTGAAGTGGTTCTATGGGATTTTGATGGCGTGATTTTTGATAGCATGCATTTAAAATATGAAGGATTTAAGGCGTTGTTCCAAAAGCATGGAAACGATGATAAAGAGAGTTTGAATCAATTTGAAGTTTATCATTATCAAAGTGGGGGGATTTCAAGGAATGAAAAGATCCAATACTTTTATAACGAGATTTTAAAAACCTCTATTACTCAAGAAGAAGTGGAACGATTAGCCCTAGAGTTTGGCGCTATTATAGAGCAAAAGCTTTTTGATAGGGGGCATTTGAATAGTGAAGTGATGGCGTTTATTGATAAGCACTATCAAAATTATACTTTTCATATCGCTTCAGCGGCCTTGCATAGTGAATTACAAGTGTTGTGTGAGTTTTTAGGGATTGTTGAGTATTTTAAGAGTATTGAAGGGAGTCCGCCCCATAAACCTAAAATCATTGATAATATCATTCAAGAATACGCCTATAACCCAAGCCGCATGCTAATGATAGGCGATAGCATCAATGACTATGAAAGCGCTAAAGCTAATGAAGTGGCGTTTTTAGGTTATAACAGCAAGGTTTTGAAAAATTTAGTGGGTCAAAATGGCTACCAAGGGAAGTATTTAGAGAGCTTTAAGGGGTTTGATTTGCAAAACCTTATAAAAGAGTGA
- a CDS encoding ABC transporter ATP-binding protein/permease: MAKKKHKIPTFKYFLRSLKQIYMLITFKEKMVFFLLVLMAVFSSFVEVMSLTLLMPFITLASDPSRALDDKDWKMVYDFFHFSSPIRLMYFFSFCLVGIYLFRMFYGVSFTYLKGRFSNKKTYQIKQQLFLQHIKSNYLSHLNHNLDSLRDIINNKAEGMFASFNAFLSLLTEITVIIFFYSTLILTNWKITLVFTLILALQIFLIVKKVTVLIKKKGEMAAKSKAQTLKVFSKFFSNFKITKLKDNHEEAHKLFGENSRKAHDIEIIYSTLQVVPKYSIETVGFSLLILAVAYILFKYGEAKMVLPTISMYALALYRILPSVTGVINYYNEIAYNQLATNVVFKSLSKTIIEEDLAPLNFNDKVTLQNISFAYKSKHPVLKNFNLTIQKGQKIALIGHSGCGKSTLADIIMGITYPKSGEIFIDNTLLTKENIRSWRKKIGYIPQNIYLFDGTVGDNIAFGSAIDEKRLIKVCKMAHIYDFLREHEGLKTQVGEGGTKLSGGQKQRIGIARALYDNPEILVLDEATSALDNETEGKIMDEIYQIAKNKTLIVIAHRLSTIERCEVIIDMSKHKEQLG, encoded by the coding sequence ATGGCGAAAAAAAAACATAAAATTCCTACTTTTAAATACTTTTTGCGTTCTTTAAAGCAAATCTATATGCTCATCACTTTCAAGGAAAAAATGGTTTTTTTCCTGCTTGTGTTGATGGCTGTTTTCTCTTCTTTTGTGGAAGTGATGTCTCTTACACTCCTTATGCCTTTTATCACTCTCGCTTCTGATCCTAGCAGAGCTTTAGATGATAAAGATTGGAAAATGGTCTATGATTTTTTCCATTTTTCATCTCCCATTCGTCTTATGTATTTCTTTAGTTTTTGCTTGGTAGGGATTTATTTGTTTAGGATGTTTTATGGGGTGTCTTTCACCTATTTAAAAGGGCGTTTTTCAAATAAAAAAACTTATCAAATCAAGCAACAGCTTTTTTTGCAACACATTAAAAGCAACTACCTCTCCCACCTTAACCATAATTTGGATTCCTTAAGGGATATTATCAACAATAAAGCAGAAGGCATGTTTGCGAGCTTTAACGCTTTTTTAAGCTTATTGACCGAAATAACCGTGATTATTTTTTTCTACTCTACGCTCATATTGACTAACTGGAAAATAACGCTTGTTTTTACCCTAATTCTCGCTTTACAAATTTTTCTTATTGTCAAAAAAGTCACCGTCCTTATCAAAAAAAAAGGTGAAATGGCCGCCAAATCCAAAGCGCAAACGCTCAAAGTCTTTTCCAAATTTTTCAGCAATTTCAAGATCACTAAACTCAAAGACAATCATGAAGAAGCCCACAAACTCTTTGGGGAAAATAGCCGTAAAGCTCATGATATTGAGATTATTTACTCCACCTTGCAGGTAGTCCCCAAGTATTCAATAGAAACCGTGGGTTTTAGTTTGTTGATTTTAGCGGTCGCTTACATTTTATTCAAATACGGCGAAGCTAAAATGGTGCTCCCTACTATTTCTATGTATGCTTTAGCCCTTTATCGCATACTCCCTTCTGTAACTGGCGTGATCAACTATTACAATGAAATCGCTTACAACCAGCTTGCGACAAATGTTGTTTTCAAAAGCCTTTCTAAGACCATTATTGAAGAGGATTTAGCCCCTTTAAACTTTAATGACAAAGTCACTCTCCAAAACATTTCCTTCGCCTATAAATCAAAACACCCAGTTTTAAAAAATTTTAACCTCACCATTCAAAAAGGTCAAAAAATCGCTCTTATAGGCCATAGTGGGTGCGGAAAATCCACACTAGCAGATATTATTATGGGGATTACCTACCCTAAAAGTGGGGAAATTTTCATTGACAACACCCTTTTAACCAAAGAAAATATACGATCATGGCGTAAAAAAATAGGCTATATCCCCCAAAATATTTACCTTTTTGATGGCACTGTGGGGGATAATATCGCTTTTGGGAGCGCTATAGATGAAAAACGCTTGATTAAAGTGTGTAAAATGGCTCACATTTATGATTTTTTACGCGAGCATGAGGGGCTTAAAACCCAGGTGGGTGAAGGGGGCACTAAGCTTAGCGGTGGTCAAAAACAACGCATAGGCATCGCAAGAGCCTTATACGATAACCCTGAAATTTTGGTTTTAGATGAAGCCACTTCGGCCCTAGACAATGAAACTGAGGGTAAAATCATGGATGAAATCTATCAAATCGCCAAAAATAAAACCCTAATTGTTATCGCCCACCGCTTAAGCACGATTGAACGCTGTGAAGTCATCATTGATATGAGCAAGCACAAAGAACAACTTGGCTGA
- the tuf gene encoding elongation factor Tu, with the protein MAKEKFNRTKPHVNIGTIGHVDHGKTTLSAAISAVLSLKGLAEMKDYDNIDNAPEEKERGITIATSHIEYETENRHYAHVDCPGHADYVKNMITGAAQMDGAILVVSAADGPMPQTREHILLSRQVGVPHIVVFLNKQDMVDDQELLELVEVEVRELLSAYEFPGDDTPIVAGSALKALEEAKAGSVGEWGEKVLKLMAEVDAYIPTPVRDTEKSFLMPVEDVFSIAGRGTVVTGRIERGMVKVGDEVEIVGIRATQKTTVTGVEMFRKELDKGEAGDNVGVLLRGTKKEEVERGMVLCKPGSITPHKKFEGEIYVLSKEEGGRHTPFFTNYRPQFYVRTTDVTGSITLPEGVEMVMPGDNVKITVELINSIALELGTKFAIREGGRTVGAGVVSNIIE; encoded by the coding sequence ATGGCAAAAGAAAAGTTTAACAGAACTAAGCCACATGTTAATATTGGGACCATTGGGCATGTAGACCATGGTAAAACAACTTTGAGTGCAGCGATCTCAGCGGTGCTTTCTTTGAAAGGTCTTGCAGAAATGAAAGACTATGACAATATTGATAACGCCCCTGAAGAAAAAGAAAGAGGGATCACTATTGCTACTTCTCATATTGAATATGAGACTGAAAATAGGCACTATGCACATGTGGATTGCCCAGGGCACGCCGACTATGTGAAAAACATGATTACAGGTGCGGCACAAATGGATGGAGCGATTTTAGTTGTTTCTGCAGCTGATGGTCCTATGCCTCAAACTAGAGAGCATATCTTATTGTCTCGTCAAGTAGGCGTCCCTCACATCGTTGTTTTCTTAAACAAACAAGACATGGTAGATGACCAAGAATTGTTAGAGCTTGTAGAAGTGGAAGTGCGTGAGTTATTGAGTGCGTATGAATTCCCTGGTGATGATACTCCTATTGTAGCGGGTTCAGCTTTGAAAGCGTTAGAAGAAGCAAAAGCGGGTAGCGTAGGTGAATGGGGCGAAAAAGTGCTCAAACTCATGGCTGAAGTGGATGCGTATATCCCTACTCCGGTGAGGGACACTGAAAAAAGTTTCTTAATGCCGGTTGAAGATGTGTTTTCTATTGCAGGTAGGGGAACTGTGGTTACAGGTAGGATTGAAAGAGGCATGGTGAAAGTAGGCGATGAAGTGGAAATCGTTGGTATCAGAGCCACACAAAAAACAACCGTAACCGGCGTGGAAATGTTTAGAAAAGAACTAGACAAAGGTGAAGCAGGCGATAATGTGGGCGTGCTTTTGAGAGGAACTAAAAAAGAAGAAGTAGAGCGTGGTATGGTTTTGTGTAAGCCAGGTTCCATCACTCCGCACAAGAAATTTGAAGGGGAAATTTATGTCCTTTCTAAAGAAGAAGGTGGGAGGCACACTCCATTCTTCACTAACTATCGTCCGCAATTCTATGTGCGCACGACTGATGTGACTGGATCGATCACCCTTCCTGAAGGCGTAGAAATGGTTATGCCTGGCGATAATGTGAAAATCACCGTAGAATTGATCAACTCTATTGCGTTAGAGTTAGGGACAAAATTTGCGATCCGTGAAGGCGGTAGAACCGTTGGTGCTGGTGTTGTGAGCAATATTATTGAATAA
- the rpmG gene encoding 50S ribosomal protein L33 — protein sequence MKVKIGLKCSDCEDINYSTTKNAKTNTEKLELNKFCPRENKHTIHKEIKLKS from the coding sequence ATGAAAGTTAAAATAGGATTGAAGTGTTCTGATTGTGAAGACATCAATTACAGCACAACTAAGAATGCTAAAACTAACACTGAAAAGCTGGAGCTTAACAAGTTCTGTCCAAGAGAAAACAAGCATACTATTCATAAAGAAATCAAATTGAAGAGCTAG
- the secE gene encoding preprotein translocase subunit SecE, with the protein MNKWFMQYKLTREELSKVIFPIKEQIRNALVSVLVVVSAVTLFLALLDFSLGAFVSSVL; encoded by the coding sequence ATGAATAAATGGTTCATGCAATACAAATTGACTAGAGAAGAGCTTTCTAAAGTAATATTTCCTATTAAAGAGCAGATACGCAACGCACTTGTTTCTGTTTTGGTGGTGGTGAGTGCTGTCACGCTGTTTTTAGCTTTGTTAGATTTTTCTCTAGGGGCTTTTGTCTCTAGTGTTTTATAA
- the nusG gene encoding transcription termination/antitermination protein NusG — MDWYAIQTYSGSEQSVKKAIENLASDHDLKDRIQEIIVPTEDIIEVSKKSKTKVTERSLYPGYVFIKVDLDTVLWHKIQSLPRVSRFIGENKKPTPLSEADIGHILEKMNNRAAPKPKIFFEQGEVVRVVEGPFANFTATVEEYDVEHRKLKLNISIFGRNTPIEILHSQVEKII, encoded by the coding sequence ATGGATTGGTATGCCATACAAACTTATTCAGGGAGTGAGCAGTCTGTTAAGAAAGCGATTGAAAATTTAGCGAGTGACCACGATCTAAAAGATAGGATACAGGAAATTATTGTGCCTACTGAGGATATTATAGAGGTTTCTAAAAAAAGCAAGACAAAGGTAACGGAGCGTAGCCTTTATCCTGGGTATGTTTTTATTAAGGTGGATTTAGATACGGTTTTGTGGCATAAGATACAATCTTTGCCAAGAGTGAGCCGTTTTATTGGAGAAAACAAAAAACCAACCCCATTGAGTGAAGCGGACATTGGGCATATTTTAGAAAAAATGAACAACCGTGCAGCCCCCAAGCCAAAAATCTTTTTTGAGCAAGGGGAAGTGGTGCGCGTGGTGGAAGGTCCTTTTGCGAACTTCACTGCCACAGTGGAAGAGTATGATGTGGAGCACCGCAAACTCAAACTCAATATTTCTATTTTTGGTAGGAACACTCCAATAGAGATTTTGCATTCGCAAGTAGAAAAAATTATATGA
- the rplK gene encoding 50S ribosomal protein L11, translated as MAKKVVGEIKLQIPAGKANPSPPVGPALGQRGVNIMEFCKAFNERTKDMGSFNIPVIITVYQDKSFTFITKKPPVTDLIKKASGVEKGSDNPLKNKVAKLTHKQVEEIAQLKMEDLNTSTMEAAKKIVMGSARSMGVEIVD; from the coding sequence ATGGCTAAAAAAGTAGTCGGAGAAATCAAACTTCAAATCCCTGCCGGTAAAGCAAACCCTTCACCTCCTGTAGGACCAGCACTAGGTCAAAGAGGGGTCAATATCATGGAATTTTGCAAAGCTTTCAATGAAAGAACTAAAGACATGGGGAGTTTTAATATTCCGGTGATTATCACGGTTTATCAAGATAAGAGTTTCACTTTTATCACTAAAAAGCCTCCAGTAACGGATTTGATCAAAAAAGCTTCTGGGGTTGAAAAAGGTTCGGACAATCCGCTTAAAAATAAGGTTGCAAAGCTCACCCACAAGCAAGTGGAAGAAATCGCACAACTAAAAATGGAAGATTTAAACACGAGCACCATGGAAGCGGCTAAAAAAATCGTTATGGGTAGCGCTAGGAGCATGGGTGTAGAGATTGTGGATTGA
- the rplA gene encoding 50S ribosomal protein L1, which produces MAKKVFKRLEKLFSKIQNDKVYGVEQGVGAVKSLASAKFDETVEVALRLGVDPRHADQMVRGAVVLPHGTGKKVRVAVFAKDIKQDEAKNAGADVVGGDDLAEEIKNGRIDFDMVIATPDMMAVVGKVGRILGPKGLMPNPKTGTVTMDIAKAVTNAKSGQVNFKVDKKGNIHAPIGKVSFPEEKIKENMLELVKTINRLKPNSAKGKYIRNAALSLTMSPSVSLDAQELMDIK; this is translated from the coding sequence GTGGCAAAAAAAGTATTTAAAAGATTGGAAAAACTTTTCTCCAAAATCCAAAACGATAAAGTGTATGGCGTAGAGCAAGGCGTTGGGGCAGTTAAATCTCTCGCTTCAGCGAAATTTGATGAAACCGTTGAAGTGGCGTTAAGGCTAGGGGTTGATCCAAGGCATGCTGACCAAATGGTGCGTGGTGCGGTGGTGCTTCCCCATGGGACTGGGAAAAAAGTGAGAGTAGCCGTTTTTGCAAAAGACATTAAGCAAGATGAAGCTAAGAACGCTGGGGCTGATGTTGTTGGCGGAGACGATTTGGCTGAAGAAATCAAAAATGGTCGCATTGATTTTGACATGGTGATCGCAACGCCTGATATGATGGCGGTTGTTGGTAAAGTGGGTAGGATTTTAGGTCCTAAAGGTTTGATGCCAAACCCTAAAACCGGAACCGTTACGATGGATATTGCTAAGGCGGTTACTAATGCTAAAAGCGGTCAAGTGAATTTCAAAGTGGATAAAAAGGGCAATATCCATGCCCCTATTGGGAAGGTGAGTTTTCCTGAAGAAAAAATCAAAGAAAACATGCTTGAGCTTGTGAAAACGATCAACCGCTTAAAGCCTAATAGCGCGAAAGGCAAGTATATTCGAAACGCCGCTCTTTCACTCACCATGTCGCCTTCAGTGAGTTTGGACGCACAGGAATTGATGGATATTAAATAG
- the rplJ gene encoding 50S ribosomal protein L10 has protein sequence MQKQHKVELVVSLKSQFDGAKALLICDYKGLSVSKLEALRNKARTQGIKVQVIKNTLAHIAMKEVGYSHLDLKETNVFLWGDDQIALSKLVFDFQKDHKNHFVLKAGLFDKESVSVAHVEAVSKLPSKEELMGMLLSVWTAPARYFVTGLDNLRKAKEEN, from the coding sequence ATGCAAAAACAGCATAAAGTAGAGCTAGTCGTTAGCTTGAAATCGCAATTTGATGGTGCTAAAGCTCTTTTAATTTGCGATTATAAGGGTCTTAGCGTGAGCAAGTTGGAAGCTTTAAGGAATAAGGCTCGTACTCAAGGCATTAAGGTGCAAGTGATTAAAAACACGCTTGCCCATATTGCAATGAAAGAAGTGGGTTATTCTCATTTGGATTTGAAAGAAACCAATGTGTTTTTGTGGGGCGATGATCAAATCGCTCTTTCTAAGCTCGTGTTTGACTTCCAAAAAGATCACAAAAATCACTTTGTGTTAAAAGCGGGCTTGTTTGATAAAGAAAGCGTTAGCGTAGCTCATGTGGAAGCGGTTTCAAAACTTCCAAGCAAAGAAGAGCTTATGGGAATGTTGCTTTCTGTTTGGACGGCTCCGGCACGCTATTTTGTGACCGGTTTAGACAATTTGCGTAAAGCAAAAGAAGAAAACTAA
- the rplL gene encoding 50S ribosomal protein L7/L12, translated as MAISKEEVLEYIGSLSVLELSELVKMFEEKFGVSATPTVVAGAAVAGGAVAESEEKTDFNVILADSGAEKIKVIKVVREITGLGLKEAKDATEKTPHVLKEGVNKEEAETIKKKLEEVGAKVEIK; from the coding sequence ATGGCAATTTCAAAAGAAGAAGTGTTAGAGTATATTGGTTCATTGAGCGTTTTAGAGCTTTCTGAATTGGTTAAAATGTTTGAGGAAAAATTTGGCGTGAGTGCGACTCCAACGGTTGTAGCCGGTGCGGCTGTGGCTGGTGGTGCAGTGGCTGAGAGCGAAGAAAAAACCGATTTCAATGTGATCTTGGCTGATAGCGGTGCTGAAAAAATTAAAGTGATTAAAGTGGTTCGTGAAATTACCGGACTTGGCTTGAAAGAAGCTAAAGACGCTACTGAAAAAACCCCTCATGTGCTTAAAGAGGGCGTGAATAAAGAAGAAGCTGAAACTATCAAGAAGAAACTTGAAGAAGTAGGTGCTAAGGTTGAAATTAAGTAA